One window of Triticum dicoccoides isolate Atlit2015 ecotype Zavitan chromosome 5A, WEW_v2.0, whole genome shotgun sequence genomic DNA carries:
- the LOC119301524 gene encoding probable cinnamyl alcohol dehydrogenase 8D has translation MEKGTPALGWAARDDSGLLSPYSFSRRVQKDEDVTIKVLFCGICHTDLHIAKNEWGNALYPVVPGHEIVGVVTDVGPGVKSFKAGDTVGVGYFLDSCRSCHTCSKGYENYCPTIVLTSNGVDYDGATTQGGFSDVLVVNQDYVLRVPENLSLAGAAPLLCAGVTMYSPMMQYGLNAPGKHLGVVGLGGLGHMAVKFGKAFGMTVTVISSSPRKREEALERLGADAFLVSQDAEQMKAAAGTMDGIIDTVSAGHPLVPLLELLKPMGQMVAVGAPSEPLALPAYAIIGGGKRVAGNGVGSVSSCQAMLDFAGKHGITADVEVVKMDYVNTAIERLERNNVRYRFVIDVAGSQLGASA, from the exons ATGGAGAAAGGCACGCCTGCGCTCGGTTGGGCCGCGAGAGACGACTCCGGTCTCCTCTCCCCGTACAGCTTCTCGCGAAG GGTTCAGAAGGACGAGGATGTGACGATCAAGGTGCTCTTCTGCGGGATCTGCCACACCGACCTCCACATCGCCAAGAACGAGTGGGGCAACGCCCTCTACCCCGTCGTTCCAGG GCATGAGATTGTCGGCGTCGTCACCGACGTCGGCCCTGGCGTCAAGAGCTTCAAGGCCGGGGACACGGTGGGCGTGGGCTACTTCCTCGACTCCTGCCGCTCCTGCCACACTTGCAGCAAGGGGTACGAGAACTACTGCCCCACCATCGTGCTCACCTCCAACGGCGTGGACTACGACGGCGCCACCACCCAGGGCGGTTTCTCCGACGTGCTCGTCGTCAACCAGGATTACGTCCTCCGCGTCCCGGAGAACCTGTCTCTCGCCGGGGCCGCGCCGCTGCTCTGCGCCGGCGTCACGATGTACAGCCCGATGATGCAGTACGGCCTGAACGCGCCGGggaagcacctcggcgtcgtcggcctcGGGGGCCTCGGCCACATGGCCGTCAAGTTCGGCAAGGCGTTCGGGATGACCGTCACCGTAATCAGCTCGTCGCCGaggaagcgcgaggaggcgctcgAGCGCCTCGGCGCCGACGCGTTCTTGGTCAGCCAGGACGCCGAGCAAATGAAG gcggcggcgggcacGATGGACGGCATCATCGACACGGTGTCGGCGGGGCACCCGCTGGTGCCACTGCTGGAGCTGCTGAAGCCGATGGGGCAGATGGTGGCGGTCGGCGCGCCGAGCGAGCCGCTGGCGCTCCCGGCCTACGCCATCATCGGAGGCGGCAAGCGCGTGGCCGGAAACGGCGTGGGCAGCGTCAGCAGCTGCCAGGCCATGCTGGACTTCGCGGGGAAGCACGGCATCACCGCGGACGTCGAGGTCGTCAAGATGGACTACGTCAACACGGCGATCGAGCGGCTGGAGAGGAACAACGTGAGGTACCGCTTCGTCATCGACGTTGCCGGCAGCCAGCTGGGCGCATCCGCTTAG